A genome region from Mastacembelus armatus chromosome 8, fMasArm1.2, whole genome shotgun sequence includes the following:
- the gprc5ba gene encoding G protein-coupled receptor, class C, group 5, member Ba isoform X2, producing MAFLQVLLLLLLTVAHRARSQDFEDSESLPRGCGWGLVRPYTLLCDLDSIWGVAVESVAAGGVLAAILLALVLLCRLRHISEAEKRSGVGPILLLLLGILGLFGLSFAYLIEQDESLCLLHRALWGLLFAICFSCLLVQGVRLRRLGRERRSPGGCALTGLALGLSAVQGIIAAEWLLLTVLREGRAACQYLPLDFSLACSYVLALLLAALTAASLALCGKTRQWRCNAIWLLVTCLLSVLLWVAWVGFYLYGNVWLGRSPDWNDPTLAIALVAQGWLLLIFHAIPESHICLRPPPQPTAPDYFDTSQNSTRMRETSFDEDIPLSHRQFVENQGYGYNDENTAGLRSGGGAGQHTTNTGARPSAPFRSNVYQPTEMTMILNGGAVPSAPPTYTGRQLW from the exons ATGGCTTTCCTCCAGGTCCtactcctgctgctgctgactgttGCTCATCGTGCCAGAAGTCAAGACTTTGAGGACTCAGAGTCTCTCCCTAGAGGCTGTGGCTGGGGCCTTGTGCGTCCCTACACCCTTCTCTGTGATCTGGACTCGATATGGGGAGTGGCTGTGGAATCGGTGGCTGCTGGTGGGGTACTGGCAGCTATCCTGCTAGCCCTAGTCCTTCTGTGCCGGTTACGCCACATCAGTGAGGCTGAGAAACGCAGTGGTGTGGGACCcatcctcctgctcctccttgGCATCCTTGGCTTATTCGGCCTGAGCTTTGCATACCTGATAGAGCAGGATGAGTCGTTATGTCTGCTCCACAGGGCCCTCTGGGGTCTACTTTTTGCTATCTGCTTCTCCTGCTTGCTGGTACAGGGTGTCCGTCTGCGCAGGTTGGGCCGGGAGCGCCGCAGCCCAGGTGGCTGCGCCTTGACAGGCCTGGCACTGGGTCTGAGTGCTGTGCAGGGCATTATTGCTGCTGAGTGGCTACTTCTGACCGTGCTGAGGGAGGGAAGAGCAGCCTGTCAGTACCTGCCGCTGGACTTCTCACTAGCCTGCAGCTATGTCCTAGCCCTACTACTAGCTGCGCTGACAGCCGCCTCCCTGGCCCTGTGTGGGAAGACACGTCAGTGGCGTTGCAATGCCATCTGGCTGCTGGTGACCTGcctgctgtcagtgctgctgtgggTGGCCTGGGTGGGCTTCTATCTGTATGGCAATGTCTGGCTGGGGAGGTCTCCAGACTGGAATGATCCAACACTGGCCATTGCTTTAGTGGCTCAGGGCTGGCTGCTGCTGATCTTCCATGCCATTCCTGAATCCCACATCTGCTTAAGACCCCCACCACAGCCCACTGCCCCAGATTACTTTGACACCTCCCAGAACTCGACAAGAATGAGAGAGACCAGTTTTGACGAAGacatccctctctctcacagGCAGTTTGTGGAAAACCAGGGCTACGGATACAatgatgaaaacactgcag GCTTAAGGAGCGGTGGTGGTGCTGGGCAACATACAACTAACACTGGTGCCAGGCCTAGCGCTCCTTTTCGCAGCAATGTCTACCAGCCCACCGAGATGACCATGATCCTGAACGGTGGTGCG GTGCCCTCTGCCCCTCCAACCTACACGGGGAGGCAGCTGTGGTGA
- the gprc5ba gene encoding G protein-coupled receptor, class C, group 5, member Ba isoform X1, whose protein sequence is MAFLQVLLLLLLTVAHRARSQDFEDSESLPRGCGWGLVRPYTLLCDLDSIWGVAVESVAAGGVLAAILLALVLLCRLRHISEAEKRSGVGPILLLLLGILGLFGLSFAYLIEQDESLCLLHRALWGLLFAICFSCLLVQGVRLRRLGRERRSPGGCALTGLALGLSAVQGIIAAEWLLLTVLREGRAACQYLPLDFSLACSYVLALLLAALTAASLALCGKTRQWRCNAIWLLVTCLLSVLLWVAWVGFYLYGNVWLGRSPDWNDPTLAIALVAQGWLLLIFHAIPESHICLRPPPQPTAPDYFDTSQNSTRMRETSFDEDIPLSHRQFVENQGYGYNDENTAGLRSGGGAGQHTTNTGARPSAPFRSNVYQPTEMTMILNGGAVSTSSQSQVPSAPPTYTGRQLW, encoded by the exons ATGGCTTTCCTCCAGGTCCtactcctgctgctgctgactgttGCTCATCGTGCCAGAAGTCAAGACTTTGAGGACTCAGAGTCTCTCCCTAGAGGCTGTGGCTGGGGCCTTGTGCGTCCCTACACCCTTCTCTGTGATCTGGACTCGATATGGGGAGTGGCTGTGGAATCGGTGGCTGCTGGTGGGGTACTGGCAGCTATCCTGCTAGCCCTAGTCCTTCTGTGCCGGTTACGCCACATCAGTGAGGCTGAGAAACGCAGTGGTGTGGGACCcatcctcctgctcctccttgGCATCCTTGGCTTATTCGGCCTGAGCTTTGCATACCTGATAGAGCAGGATGAGTCGTTATGTCTGCTCCACAGGGCCCTCTGGGGTCTACTTTTTGCTATCTGCTTCTCCTGCTTGCTGGTACAGGGTGTCCGTCTGCGCAGGTTGGGCCGGGAGCGCCGCAGCCCAGGTGGCTGCGCCTTGACAGGCCTGGCACTGGGTCTGAGTGCTGTGCAGGGCATTATTGCTGCTGAGTGGCTACTTCTGACCGTGCTGAGGGAGGGAAGAGCAGCCTGTCAGTACCTGCCGCTGGACTTCTCACTAGCCTGCAGCTATGTCCTAGCCCTACTACTAGCTGCGCTGACAGCCGCCTCCCTGGCCCTGTGTGGGAAGACACGTCAGTGGCGTTGCAATGCCATCTGGCTGCTGGTGACCTGcctgctgtcagtgctgctgtgggTGGCCTGGGTGGGCTTCTATCTGTATGGCAATGTCTGGCTGGGGAGGTCTCCAGACTGGAATGATCCAACACTGGCCATTGCTTTAGTGGCTCAGGGCTGGCTGCTGCTGATCTTCCATGCCATTCCTGAATCCCACATCTGCTTAAGACCCCCACCACAGCCCACTGCCCCAGATTACTTTGACACCTCCCAGAACTCGACAAGAATGAGAGAGACCAGTTTTGACGAAGacatccctctctctcacagGCAGTTTGTGGAAAACCAGGGCTACGGATACAatgatgaaaacactgcag GCTTAAGGAGCGGTGGTGGTGCTGGGCAACATACAACTAACACTGGTGCCAGGCCTAGCGCTCCTTTTCGCAGCAATGTCTACCAGCCCACCGAGATGACCATGATCCTGAACGGTGGTGCGGTGAGTACATCCTCCCAGTCACAG GTGCCCTCTGCCCCTCCAACCTACACGGGGAGGCAGCTGTGGTGA